A stretch of the Phyllopteryx taeniolatus isolate TA_2022b chromosome 5, UOR_Ptae_1.2, whole genome shotgun sequence genome encodes the following:
- the LOC133478545 gene encoding unconventional myosin-Va-like isoform X2 — protein MANSELYTKHARVWLPDTVKVWKSAKLLRDYTPGDQTLFLLLDDGTEVEYKVDRRTNNLPALRNPNILVGENDLTALSYLNEPAVLHNIKVRFIDSKLIYTYCGIVLVAVNPYENLPIYEADIIHAYSGQNMADMDPHIFAVAEEAYKQMARDQQNQSIIVSGESGAGKTVSAKYAMRYFATVSGASSEADIEERVLASNPIMEALGNAKTTRNDNSSRFGKYIEIGFDKKHRIVGAHMRTYLLEKSRVVFQAHGERNYHIFYQLCASSHLPEFKTFKLGEADDFHYSNQGHNPVIDGVDDAKDMWNTRRAFSQLGIGESNQMEMFQILAAILHLSNVEVKDHSGDRSSILPDNADLVVFCELMGVHCEEMAHWLCHRKLQTTTETYVKGVSKTNAVNGRDALAKHIYARLFRWIVGCINNVLKSAVKQHSFIGVLDIYGFETFDINSFEQFCINYANEKLQQQFNLHVFKLEQEEYMKEQIPWTLIDFYDNQPCINLIEAKLGILDLLDEECKMPKGSDGTWCQKMYNTLLKQNAHFDKPRLSNRAFIIHHFADKVEYHCDGFLEKNKDTVNEEQIHVLQKSKFDFLLKLFVGNEKATSSTNRSTTSITGRFGLSQRGNKKTVGLQFRHSLHLLMDTLNATTPHYVRCIKPNDHKVPFSLDPLRAVQQLRACGILETIRISAAGFPSRWTYQEFFCRYRVLMKQKDVLPDGKLTCQNLLKKLIRDQNLYQFGKNKIFFRAGQVAYLEKLRSEQLRRACVSIQKTIRCWLARKKYLRMKQSAITLQKHVRGHQARCYVHFLRRTKAAVVIQRNVRMWAARIHYQKLRSASVVIQCFFRAYVARKLYYKILYEEKALVIQKWVKGWLARQHYQRTRANIILLQSCVRRVLAKRELKQLKVEARSVEHFKNLSVGMENKIMQLQLKIEEQHKDVRELNERLNAAAKTQDIERERHCKELENLQRSEKKTRTKAEALPSLMEQLSFLQQELENTRNQKEVLEDQNNVYKEQTQQVVEELNMKNSLLNDEKDNLNKLILEQKQQITEIKAQVENTEKLQKELIEERSRYQSLLCEHLHLQELHKDLKEELELRLSPSKRSESNYTSNSSECSPMIASTNGQDSSLDKVKETPSTVDLPLILKLQRRVREVEKDKQSLQRQLDEKEAQEEEAKDMEEEISVGRAELDLETLKRQELASENKKLKQDLSELRKSLTNENSELMPPPVGSTTYNVLLEQLNSSNEELDMRKEEVLLLQSHIVRQEAMKYKDAALAEGVSLDLSDVPSFQDVDRSTDIHTLNEDGELWLAYEGLKETNRVLECQMQTLEMQHSARYEKLLEEVNMLKEEKEQQQKLLAQTLQLPEDARIEVGLELEITRLTQENLELMEQQDKQDKTIVNLKNDLQLYMKRVEEFQAHQRKTSIGTNSPAKGASIPRKEREYQGMLEYKEGEESHLVKCLVLDLKARGVAVRFLPGLPAYIIFMCLRYADRVNDDQRASTLLNSVLCSIKGVVKRRGKDFDVSSFWLSNTCRLLHCLKQYSGDETFKTHNTVKQNEHCLTNFELTEYQNVFADLAVQIYRQLIKSMEDTLQPLIVSSMLEHETIQGVLGSKPTGLRKRSSNSPEEDAVTVEVLLQQLGLWHTTMTKHGMDSGLIKQVVRQQFYIICAVTLNHLLLRKDMCSWSKGLQIRYNVWQLEEWLVEMELTDCGAKEMLEPLIQAAQLLQVKKKTEADAQAICSMCTGLTTAQIVKVLTLYTPVIEFEERVTTTFIATIKNILKDREESSTLMMDAKKIFSVTIAFSPSSVALETIQIPASLNLNFLNRI, from the exons GCATTGTTCTTGTTGCCGTGAATCCTTATGAGAATTTGCCTATCTATGAGGCTGATATCATCCATGCCTACAGTGGGCAGAACATGGCTGACATGGACCCCCATATCTTTGCCGTGGCCGAAGAAGCGTACAAGCAGATGGCCAG AGATCAACAGAACCAGTCCATAATAGTGAGTGGTGAGTCAGGAGCCGGAAAAACCGTCTCTGCTAAGTATGCCATGCGTTACTTTGCTACAGTCAGCGGCGCCTCAAGTGAGGCTGATATTGAGGAGAGAGTCTTGGCCTCCAATCCCATCATGGAG GCTCTTGGGAATGCCAAAACAACAAGGAACGACAACAGCAGTCGCTTTGGGAAGTACATTGAGATTGGGTTTGATAAGAAGCATCGTATCGTTGGGGCTCACATGAGGACCTATTTACTGGAAAAGTCAAGAGTTGTTTTTCAG GCCCATGGTGAACGGAACTATCACATATTTTATCAGCTATGTGCCTCCTCTCATTTACCAGAGTTTAAAACCTTCAAATTAG GTGAAGCAGATGATTTCCACTACAGTAACCAGGGTCACAATCCAGTTATTGATGGAGTGGATGATGCCAAAGATATGTGGAACACAAGGAGAGCTTTTTCACAATTAG GAATCGGTGAAAGCAATCAGATGGAAATGTTCCAGATTCTGGCAGCTATTCTTCATCTTAGCAATGTAGAAGTGAAAGATCATTCAGGGGACAGAAGCAGCATTTtg CCAGACAATGCCGACTTGGTGGTGTTCTGTGAGTTGATGGGGGTGCACTGTGAAGAAATGGCCCACTGGCTCTGCCACAGGAAACTCCAGACGACCACAGAAACATACGTCAAGGGTGTCTCCAAGACCAATGCGGTCAATGGCAGAGACGCCCTTGCTAAGCACATTTATGCTAGACTCTTCAGATGGATTGTAGGCTGTATAAATAATGTGCTCAAATCAGCAGTTAAACAACACTCATTCATTGGCGTTCTGGACATTTATGG GTTTGAAACATTTGATATCAATAGCTTCGAGCAGTTTTGCATAAACTATGCCAATGAGAAGCTCCAGCAGCAGTTCAACCTT CATGTCTTCAAACTGGAGCAAGAAGAGTACATGAAAGAGCAGATTCCGTGGACCCTGATCGACTTCTATGACAACCAGCCATGCATCAATCTCATTGAGGCCAAGTTAGGCATCCTGGACCTTCTGGATGAAGAGTGCAAA ATGCCCAAAGGCTCTGATGGCACATGGTGTCAGAAAATGTACAACACCCTGTTGAAGCAGAACGCTCACTTCGATAAACCGAGGTTATCGAATCGAGCTTTCATCATCCACCACTTTGCAGACAAG GTGGAGTACCATTGTGATGGTTTCCTAGAGAAAAACAAGGACACAGTCAATGAGGAGCAAATACATGTGTTACAAAAAAGCAAG TTTGATTTCTTGCTGAAGCTGTTTGTGGGAAATGAAAAGGCAACAAGTTCCACCAACAGATCTACTACCAGCATTACGGGAAGATTTGGTCTGTCACAGAGAGGTAATAAGAAGACTGTGGGACTGCAG TTTCGACACTCTCTACACTTGCTGATGGACACGCTTAATGCTACGACTCCTCACTATGTACGGTGCATTAAACCAAATGACCATAAAGTGCCATTCAG CTTGGACCCTTTGAGGGCAGTGCAGCAGTTGCGAGCATGTGGGATCCTGGAAACAATCCGAATCTCGGCAGCTGGATTCCCATCAAG ATGGACCTATCAGGAATTCTTTTGTCGTTACCGGGTCCTTATGAAACAAAAGGATGTGCTTCCTGATGGAAAACTGACCTGCCAAAATCTCCTAAAAAAGCTCATCCGG GACCAGAACCTGTATCAATTTGGTAAAAACAAGATCTTCTTCAGAGCTGGCCAGGTGGCGTACTTGGAAAAGCTGCGTTCTGAGCAGCTACGAAGGGCTTGTGTCAGCATCCAGAAGACTATTCGATGCTGGCTGGCACGTAAAAAATATCTGAGGATGAAGCAATCTGCCATCACCCTTCAAAAACATGTGCGGGGTCACCAGGCACGCTG tTATGTTCATTTTCTGCGGAGAACAAAAGCAGCTGTTGTCATTCAGCGTAATGTTCGAATGTGGGCGGCCAGAATACACTACCAAAAGCTGCGCTCTGCATCTGTTGTCATTCAGTGCTTCTTCAGGGCGTATGTAGCCAGAAAGCTGTACTATAAG ATTTTGTATGAAGAGAAGGCTTTGGTCATCCAAAAGTGGGTGAAAGGCTGGCTGGCCAGGCAGCATTATCAACGCACTCGAGCAAACATCATACTGCTGCAGTCCTGTGTGCGTCGCGTACTGGCCAAGAGGGAGTTAAAGCAGCTCAAAGTTGAGGCACGCTCTGTGGagcattttaaaaatctcaGTGTTGGCATGGAGAACAAAATTATGCAGTTGCAACTCAAGATAGAAGAGCAG CACAAAGACGTCAGAGAGCTCAATGAGAGATTGAATGCCGCGGCGAAGACCCAAGATATAGAGAGAGAGCGACACTGCAAAGAGTTAGAAAACCTTCAGAGATCAGAGAAGAAGACCAGAACCAAGGCAGAAGCGCTCCCCTCACTAATGGAGCAGCTCTCCTTCCTTCAGCAGGAGCTGGAGAACACCCGTAATCAAAAAGAAGTCCTGGAGGATCAGAACAACGTTTACAAGGAGCAGACACAACAG GTGGTAGAGGAGCTAAATATGAAGAACAGCTTGCTGAATGATGAAAAGGATAACCTTAACAAGCTCATcctggaacaaaaacaacagataaCAG AGATTAAAGCCCAGGTGGAAAACACAGAAAAACTACAGAAAGAGTTAATTGAAGAGCGCTCCCGGTACCAAAGCCTACTATGTGAGCACCTACATCTACAAGAGCTTCATAAAGACCTGAAGGAGGAACTGGAACTCAGACTG AGTCCAAGCAAGAGGTCAGAATCCAACTACACCAGTAACTCCTCTGAATGTAGTCCAATGATTGCCTCTACTAATGGACAGGACAGTTCACTGGACAAAGTG AAGGAGACCCCCTCCACTGTTGACCTGCCACTCATTCTCAAGCTCCAGAGAAGAGTGAGAGAAGTAGAGAAGGACAAACAGTCGCTACAGCGGCAGTTAGATGAGAAGGaagcccaagaggaagaagccaAG GACATGGAGGAGGAGATAAGTGTCGGCAGAGCAGAACTGGATTTGGAAACGCTTAAG CGTCAAGAGCTGGCGTCTGAGAATAAGAAGTTGAAGCAGGACTTGAGTGAATTGCGCAAGTCTCTAACCAATGAGAACAGCGAGCTGATGCCCCCTCCTGTGGGCTCCACGACATACAATGTACTGCTGGAACAACTCAACTCTTCTAACGAGGAGCTGGACATGCGAAAAGAGGAAGTGCTTCTTCTACAGTCGCACATAGTCCGCCAAGAAGCTATGAAATACAAG gACGCTGCACTTGCAGAGGGTGTGAGTTTAGACCTTAGTGATGTTCCCTCATTTCAAGATGTTGACAG GTCCACTGACATCCATACGTTGAATGAGGATGGAGAGCTGTGGCTGGCTTACGAAGGCTTGAAGGAGACCAACAG GGTACTGGAGTGCCAGATGCAGACGCTGGAGATGCAGCACAGTGCAAGGTATGAGAAACTGCTGgaggaggtgaacatgctgaaGGAGGAAaaggagcagcagcagaagcTGTTGGCTCAGACTTTGCAACTGCCTGAAGATGCTCGGATCGAAGTGGGTCTGGAGCTCGAAATTACTCGGCTCACTCAAGAAAATCTG GAGCTCATGGAGCAACAGGACAAACAAGACAAGACAATTGTCAATTTGAAAAATGACCTTCAACTGTACATGAAAAGAGTGGAAGAGTTTCAAG CTCATCAAAGGAAAACATCCATTGGGACAAATTCTCCTGCGAAAGGAGCGAGTATTCCTCGCAAGGAGAGGGAGTACCAGGGAATGTTGGAGTACAAAGAGGGTGAAGAAAGCCACCTGGTAAAATGTCTGGTTTTAG ATCTGAAGGCCCGAGGAGTCGCTGTCAGGTTCCTTCCTGGCCTTCCTGCTTACATAATTTTCATGTGCCTGCGATACGCTGACAGAGTTAACGACGATCAGAGAGCTAGCACGCTGCTCAATTCGGTGCTCTGCAGCATCAAAGGAGTCGTTAAG AGGAGAGGAAAAGATTTTGACGTGTCGTCTTTCTGGTTATCCAACACATGTCGACTActtcactgtctaaaacagtaTAGCGGAGACGAA ACGTTCAAGACGCACAACACTGTGAAGCAGAACGAGCATTGCTTGACCAACTTTGAACTGACGGAGTACCAGAATGTTTTTGCTGACCTAGCTGTCCAAATTTACCGCCAGCTCATTAAAAGCATGGAGGACACCTTGCAGCCCCTCATCG TGTCAAGCATGTTGGAGCATGAGACAATCCAGGGGGTCCTGGGCTCCAAACCAACAGGTCTGAGGAAAAGGAGCTCTAATTCCCCAGAGGAAGATGCTGTTACGGTGGAAGTCCTCCTGcagcagcttgggctctggcacACCACCATGACTAAGCACGGGATGGACTCTGGACTCATTAAACAGGTGGTTCGGCAGCAGTTTTACATCATATGTGCTGTCACCCTGAACCACCTGCTGCTCAGGAAGGACATGTGCTCATGGAGCAAAGGGCTGCAGATCAG GTACAATGTGTGGCAGTTGGAGGAGTGGCTAGTGGAGATGGAGCTGACTGATTGCGGTGCCAAGGAAATGTTGGAACCTCTCATACAGGCCGCACAGCTTTTGCAGGTCAAGAAGAAGACTGAGGCCGACGCTCAGGCTATTTGCAGCATGTGCACGGGCCTCACGACTGCACAG ATTGTTAAAGTGTTGACCCTCTACACGCCGGTGATTGAGTTTGAAGAGCGCGTGACCACCACTTTCATTGCGACCATTAAA AACATCTTGAAAGACAGAGAGGAGTCGTCCACGCTGATGATGGATGCCAAGAAAATCTTTTCTGTAACGATTGCCTTCTCGCCCTCCTCTGTGGCGCTGGAGACCATACAGATCCCTGCTAGCCTAAATCTGAACTTCCTCAACCGTATCTAG
- the LOC133478545 gene encoding unconventional myosin-Va-like isoform X1: MANSELYTKHARVWLPDTVKVWKSAKLLRDYTPGDQTLFLLLDDGTEVEYKVDRRTNNLPALRNPNILVGENDLTALSYLNEPAVLHNIKVRFIDSKLIYTYCGIVLVAVNPYENLPIYEADIIHAYSGQNMADMDPHIFAVAEEAYKQMARDQQNQSIIVSGESGAGKTVSAKYAMRYFATVSGASSEADIEERVLASNPIMEALGNAKTTRNDNSSRFGKYIEIGFDKKHRIVGAHMRTYLLEKSRVVFQAHGERNYHIFYQLCASSHLPEFKTFKLGEADDFHYSNQGHNPVIDGVDDAKDMWNTRRAFSQLGIGESNQMEMFQILAAILHLSNVEVKDHSGDRSSILPDNADLVVFCELMGVHCEEMAHWLCHRKLQTTTETYVKGVSKTNAVNGRDALAKHIYARLFRWIVGCINNVLKSAVKQHSFIGVLDIYGFETFDINSFEQFCINYANEKLQQQFNLHVFKLEQEEYMKEQIPWTLIDFYDNQPCINLIEAKLGILDLLDEECKMPKGSDGTWCQKMYNTLLKQNAHFDKPRLSNRAFIIHHFADKVEYHCDGFLEKNKDTVNEEQIHVLQKSKFDFLLKLFVGNEKATSSTNRSTTSITGRFGLSQRGNKKTVGLQFRHSLHLLMDTLNATTPHYVRCIKPNDHKVPFSLDPLRAVQQLRACGILETIRISAAGFPSRWTYQEFFCRYRVLMKQKDVLPDGKLTCQNLLKKLIRDQNLYQFGKNKIFFRAGQVAYLEKLRSEQLRRACVSIQKTIRCWLARKKYLRMKQSAITLQKHVRGHQARCYVHFLRRTKAAVVIQRNVRMWAARIHYQKLRSASVVIQCFFRAYVARKLYYKILYEEKALVIQKWVKGWLARQHYQRTRANIILLQSCVRRVLAKRELKQLKVEARSVEHFKNLSVGMENKIMQLQLKIEEQHKDVRELNERLNAAAKTQDIERERHCKELENLQRSEKKTRTKAEALPSLMEQLSFLQQELENTRNQKEVLEDQNNVYKEQTQQVVEELNMKNSLLNDEKDNLNKLILEQKQQITEIKAQVENTEKLQKELIEERSRYQSLLCEHLHLQELHKDLKEELELRLSPSKRSESNYTSNSSECSPMIASTNGQDSSLDKVTVYALMELTKRPFFDTLPNKETPSTVDLPLILKLQRRVREVEKDKQSLQRQLDEKEAQEEEAKDMEEEISVGRAELDLETLKRQELASENKKLKQDLSELRKSLTNENSELMPPPVGSTTYNVLLEQLNSSNEELDMRKEEVLLLQSHIVRQEAMKYKDAALAEGVSLDLSDVPSFQDVDRSTDIHTLNEDGELWLAYEGLKETNRVLECQMQTLEMQHSARYEKLLEEVNMLKEEKEQQQKLLAQTLQLPEDARIEVGLELEITRLTQENLELMEQQDKQDKTIVNLKNDLQLYMKRVEEFQAHQRKTSIGTNSPAKGASIPRKEREYQGMLEYKEGEESHLVKCLVLDLKARGVAVRFLPGLPAYIIFMCLRYADRVNDDQRASTLLNSVLCSIKGVVKRRGKDFDVSSFWLSNTCRLLHCLKQYSGDETFKTHNTVKQNEHCLTNFELTEYQNVFADLAVQIYRQLIKSMEDTLQPLIVSSMLEHETIQGVLGSKPTGLRKRSSNSPEEDAVTVEVLLQQLGLWHTTMTKHGMDSGLIKQVVRQQFYIICAVTLNHLLLRKDMCSWSKGLQIRYNVWQLEEWLVEMELTDCGAKEMLEPLIQAAQLLQVKKKTEADAQAICSMCTGLTTAQIVKVLTLYTPVIEFEERVTTTFIATIKNILKDREESSTLMMDAKKIFSVTIAFSPSSVALETIQIPASLNLNFLNRI, translated from the exons GCATTGTTCTTGTTGCCGTGAATCCTTATGAGAATTTGCCTATCTATGAGGCTGATATCATCCATGCCTACAGTGGGCAGAACATGGCTGACATGGACCCCCATATCTTTGCCGTGGCCGAAGAAGCGTACAAGCAGATGGCCAG AGATCAACAGAACCAGTCCATAATAGTGAGTGGTGAGTCAGGAGCCGGAAAAACCGTCTCTGCTAAGTATGCCATGCGTTACTTTGCTACAGTCAGCGGCGCCTCAAGTGAGGCTGATATTGAGGAGAGAGTCTTGGCCTCCAATCCCATCATGGAG GCTCTTGGGAATGCCAAAACAACAAGGAACGACAACAGCAGTCGCTTTGGGAAGTACATTGAGATTGGGTTTGATAAGAAGCATCGTATCGTTGGGGCTCACATGAGGACCTATTTACTGGAAAAGTCAAGAGTTGTTTTTCAG GCCCATGGTGAACGGAACTATCACATATTTTATCAGCTATGTGCCTCCTCTCATTTACCAGAGTTTAAAACCTTCAAATTAG GTGAAGCAGATGATTTCCACTACAGTAACCAGGGTCACAATCCAGTTATTGATGGAGTGGATGATGCCAAAGATATGTGGAACACAAGGAGAGCTTTTTCACAATTAG GAATCGGTGAAAGCAATCAGATGGAAATGTTCCAGATTCTGGCAGCTATTCTTCATCTTAGCAATGTAGAAGTGAAAGATCATTCAGGGGACAGAAGCAGCATTTtg CCAGACAATGCCGACTTGGTGGTGTTCTGTGAGTTGATGGGGGTGCACTGTGAAGAAATGGCCCACTGGCTCTGCCACAGGAAACTCCAGACGACCACAGAAACATACGTCAAGGGTGTCTCCAAGACCAATGCGGTCAATGGCAGAGACGCCCTTGCTAAGCACATTTATGCTAGACTCTTCAGATGGATTGTAGGCTGTATAAATAATGTGCTCAAATCAGCAGTTAAACAACACTCATTCATTGGCGTTCTGGACATTTATGG GTTTGAAACATTTGATATCAATAGCTTCGAGCAGTTTTGCATAAACTATGCCAATGAGAAGCTCCAGCAGCAGTTCAACCTT CATGTCTTCAAACTGGAGCAAGAAGAGTACATGAAAGAGCAGATTCCGTGGACCCTGATCGACTTCTATGACAACCAGCCATGCATCAATCTCATTGAGGCCAAGTTAGGCATCCTGGACCTTCTGGATGAAGAGTGCAAA ATGCCCAAAGGCTCTGATGGCACATGGTGTCAGAAAATGTACAACACCCTGTTGAAGCAGAACGCTCACTTCGATAAACCGAGGTTATCGAATCGAGCTTTCATCATCCACCACTTTGCAGACAAG GTGGAGTACCATTGTGATGGTTTCCTAGAGAAAAACAAGGACACAGTCAATGAGGAGCAAATACATGTGTTACAAAAAAGCAAG TTTGATTTCTTGCTGAAGCTGTTTGTGGGAAATGAAAAGGCAACAAGTTCCACCAACAGATCTACTACCAGCATTACGGGAAGATTTGGTCTGTCACAGAGAGGTAATAAGAAGACTGTGGGACTGCAG TTTCGACACTCTCTACACTTGCTGATGGACACGCTTAATGCTACGACTCCTCACTATGTACGGTGCATTAAACCAAATGACCATAAAGTGCCATTCAG CTTGGACCCTTTGAGGGCAGTGCAGCAGTTGCGAGCATGTGGGATCCTGGAAACAATCCGAATCTCGGCAGCTGGATTCCCATCAAG ATGGACCTATCAGGAATTCTTTTGTCGTTACCGGGTCCTTATGAAACAAAAGGATGTGCTTCCTGATGGAAAACTGACCTGCCAAAATCTCCTAAAAAAGCTCATCCGG GACCAGAACCTGTATCAATTTGGTAAAAACAAGATCTTCTTCAGAGCTGGCCAGGTGGCGTACTTGGAAAAGCTGCGTTCTGAGCAGCTACGAAGGGCTTGTGTCAGCATCCAGAAGACTATTCGATGCTGGCTGGCACGTAAAAAATATCTGAGGATGAAGCAATCTGCCATCACCCTTCAAAAACATGTGCGGGGTCACCAGGCACGCTG tTATGTTCATTTTCTGCGGAGAACAAAAGCAGCTGTTGTCATTCAGCGTAATGTTCGAATGTGGGCGGCCAGAATACACTACCAAAAGCTGCGCTCTGCATCTGTTGTCATTCAGTGCTTCTTCAGGGCGTATGTAGCCAGAAAGCTGTACTATAAG ATTTTGTATGAAGAGAAGGCTTTGGTCATCCAAAAGTGGGTGAAAGGCTGGCTGGCCAGGCAGCATTATCAACGCACTCGAGCAAACATCATACTGCTGCAGTCCTGTGTGCGTCGCGTACTGGCCAAGAGGGAGTTAAAGCAGCTCAAAGTTGAGGCACGCTCTGTGGagcattttaaaaatctcaGTGTTGGCATGGAGAACAAAATTATGCAGTTGCAACTCAAGATAGAAGAGCAG CACAAAGACGTCAGAGAGCTCAATGAGAGATTGAATGCCGCGGCGAAGACCCAAGATATAGAGAGAGAGCGACACTGCAAAGAGTTAGAAAACCTTCAGAGATCAGAGAAGAAGACCAGAACCAAGGCAGAAGCGCTCCCCTCACTAATGGAGCAGCTCTCCTTCCTTCAGCAGGAGCTGGAGAACACCCGTAATCAAAAAGAAGTCCTGGAGGATCAGAACAACGTTTACAAGGAGCAGACACAACAG GTGGTAGAGGAGCTAAATATGAAGAACAGCTTGCTGAATGATGAAAAGGATAACCTTAACAAGCTCATcctggaacaaaaacaacagataaCAG AGATTAAAGCCCAGGTGGAAAACACAGAAAAACTACAGAAAGAGTTAATTGAAGAGCGCTCCCGGTACCAAAGCCTACTATGTGAGCACCTACATCTACAAGAGCTTCATAAAGACCTGAAGGAGGAACTGGAACTCAGACTG AGTCCAAGCAAGAGGTCAGAATCCAACTACACCAGTAACTCCTCTGAATGTAGTCCAATGATTGCCTCTACTAATGGACAGGACAGTTCACTGGACAAAGTG ACAGTTTACGCCCTGATGGAATTGACCAAGCGGCCATTCTTTGACACACTACCTAAC AAGGAGACCCCCTCCACTGTTGACCTGCCACTCATTCTCAAGCTCCAGAGAAGAGTGAGAGAAGTAGAGAAGGACAAACAGTCGCTACAGCGGCAGTTAGATGAGAAGGaagcccaagaggaagaagccaAG GACATGGAGGAGGAGATAAGTGTCGGCAGAGCAGAACTGGATTTGGAAACGCTTAAG CGTCAAGAGCTGGCGTCTGAGAATAAGAAGTTGAAGCAGGACTTGAGTGAATTGCGCAAGTCTCTAACCAATGAGAACAGCGAGCTGATGCCCCCTCCTGTGGGCTCCACGACATACAATGTACTGCTGGAACAACTCAACTCTTCTAACGAGGAGCTGGACATGCGAAAAGAGGAAGTGCTTCTTCTACAGTCGCACATAGTCCGCCAAGAAGCTATGAAATACAAG gACGCTGCACTTGCAGAGGGTGTGAGTTTAGACCTTAGTGATGTTCCCTCATTTCAAGATGTTGACAG GTCCACTGACATCCATACGTTGAATGAGGATGGAGAGCTGTGGCTGGCTTACGAAGGCTTGAAGGAGACCAACAG GGTACTGGAGTGCCAGATGCAGACGCTGGAGATGCAGCACAGTGCAAGGTATGAGAAACTGCTGgaggaggtgaacatgctgaaGGAGGAAaaggagcagcagcagaagcTGTTGGCTCAGACTTTGCAACTGCCTGAAGATGCTCGGATCGAAGTGGGTCTGGAGCTCGAAATTACTCGGCTCACTCAAGAAAATCTG GAGCTCATGGAGCAACAGGACAAACAAGACAAGACAATTGTCAATTTGAAAAATGACCTTCAACTGTACATGAAAAGAGTGGAAGAGTTTCAAG CTCATCAAAGGAAAACATCCATTGGGACAAATTCTCCTGCGAAAGGAGCGAGTATTCCTCGCAAGGAGAGGGAGTACCAGGGAATGTTGGAGTACAAAGAGGGTGAAGAAAGCCACCTGGTAAAATGTCTGGTTTTAG ATCTGAAGGCCCGAGGAGTCGCTGTCAGGTTCCTTCCTGGCCTTCCTGCTTACATAATTTTCATGTGCCTGCGATACGCTGACAGAGTTAACGACGATCAGAGAGCTAGCACGCTGCTCAATTCGGTGCTCTGCAGCATCAAAGGAGTCGTTAAG AGGAGAGGAAAAGATTTTGACGTGTCGTCTTTCTGGTTATCCAACACATGTCGACTActtcactgtctaaaacagtaTAGCGGAGACGAA ACGTTCAAGACGCACAACACTGTGAAGCAGAACGAGCATTGCTTGACCAACTTTGAACTGACGGAGTACCAGAATGTTTTTGCTGACCTAGCTGTCCAAATTTACCGCCAGCTCATTAAAAGCATGGAGGACACCTTGCAGCCCCTCATCG TGTCAAGCATGTTGGAGCATGAGACAATCCAGGGGGTCCTGGGCTCCAAACCAACAGGTCTGAGGAAAAGGAGCTCTAATTCCCCAGAGGAAGATGCTGTTACGGTGGAAGTCCTCCTGcagcagcttgggctctggcacACCACCATGACTAAGCACGGGATGGACTCTGGACTCATTAAACAGGTGGTTCGGCAGCAGTTTTACATCATATGTGCTGTCACCCTGAACCACCTGCTGCTCAGGAAGGACATGTGCTCATGGAGCAAAGGGCTGCAGATCAG GTACAATGTGTGGCAGTTGGAGGAGTGGCTAGTGGAGATGGAGCTGACTGATTGCGGTGCCAAGGAAATGTTGGAACCTCTCATACAGGCCGCACAGCTTTTGCAGGTCAAGAAGAAGACTGAGGCCGACGCTCAGGCTATTTGCAGCATGTGCACGGGCCTCACGACTGCACAG ATTGTTAAAGTGTTGACCCTCTACACGCCGGTGATTGAGTTTGAAGAGCGCGTGACCACCACTTTCATTGCGACCATTAAA AACATCTTGAAAGACAGAGAGGAGTCGTCCACGCTGATGATGGATGCCAAGAAAATCTTTTCTGTAACGATTGCCTTCTCGCCCTCCTCTGTGGCGCTGGAGACCATACAGATCCCTGCTAGCCTAAATCTGAACTTCCTCAACCGTATCTAG